The Iamia sp. SCSIO 61187 genomic sequence TCAACCCGGTGGACCTCGGGGTCGTCGACGGCTTCTTCCACGGGATCGGCCTCATCGACCAGCCCCACCACACCGGTCTGGGCTGGGACGTCGCCGGCACCGTCGAAGCCACGGGAGACGGCGTCGACCTGGCCCTCGGCACCCCGGTCGCCGGGCTCGTCACCGGGTTCGACCGCGACTTCGGCACCTACGCCGAGAAGCTCACCATCCCCGCCGCCGACCTCGTCGGCGTCCCCGACGGGCTCGACCTGGTGGCGGCGTCGGTCGTCCCCCTCAACGGCCTGGCCGCGGCCCAGATCGTCGACCTGCTCGGCGACGCCCCGGCTGGCGCCGACCGCCTGCTGGTGACCGGCGCGGCCGGCGCCGTCGGGGGGTACGTGGTGACCCTGGCGCCCGAGCGGGGCTGGCGGGTGACCGGCCTGGCCCGGCCCCAGGACGAGGAGCTCGTCCGCGGCCTCGGCGCCGACTTCACCGCCCGGGCCGAGCCCGGCTGGGACGCCGTCGCCGACGCCGCCTTCCTCGGCGAGCAGGCCATCGCCCTGGTCCGCGACGGCGGCGCCATCGTCGGCGTCCGGCCCAACGTCCCGCCCGTCGCCGAGCGGGGCATCGCGGTGTCGGTGGTGGAGACCCGACAGGACCCCGACCGTCTGGCCGACCTGCTCGCCCGCGCCGCCGCTGGCGAGCTGCCGACCCGGGTCCACGCCGTCGTCCCGCTCGACGAGGTGGCCGACGCCCACCGCGCCGTGGCCAAGGGCGGCGTCCGCGGCCGCATCGTCCTCCGCCCCTGACGGCACGGATCACCTCCGAGGCGATCCGTGCACGGCACCGGACCGCTACGCCGACGGGGTGACGAAGATGCAGAACGGGTGGCCGGCGGGGTCGGCGTAGACGTAGAGCTCCTCGTCGGGATCGTCGGAGCGGTCCCGGAGGAGGCGGGCCCCGAGGGCGAGGGCCCGGTCGTGCTGGCGGC encodes the following:
- a CDS encoding NADP-dependent oxidoreductase, yielding MSTPTFRTAVVRTPGGPDSIEIIDVPVAEPGPGEVRIGVAAAPVNPVDLGVVDGFFHGIGLIDQPHHTGLGWDVAGTVEATGDGVDLALGTPVAGLVTGFDRDFGTYAEKLTIPAADLVGVPDGLDLVAASVVPLNGLAAAQIVDLLGDAPAGADRLLVTGAAGAVGGYVVTLAPERGWRVTGLARPQDEELVRGLGADFTARAEPGWDAVADAAFLGEQAIALVRDGGAIVGVRPNVPPVAERGIAVSVVETRQDPDRLADLLARAAAGELPTRVHAVVPLDEVADAHRAVAKGGVRGRIVLRP